One genomic region from Streptomyces sp. NBC_01304 encodes:
- a CDS encoding NACHT domain-containing protein, with amino-acid sequence MEPAVIGARLASSIVAPLVRKLFLCEGAGADLVDEPIRVSRLVSFQGEKRTLNDKDLQKIAYELVRRAAHSTGLEELLPSFEKQAVIHAVADSLRSLGTLDMEDVQAVRLGHLELSQHLRAQNRTATLGLSGDAIALHARVVDTACLHILHFFTQRSTFVPRTLLQQSRNIEELKRKIDSLVAREPSPADGPFEERYARYIADKHGKLSIFGLDLSGAPENWRLDVAYLSLDVVGDALNAMTTLVSADHVLAGRNRVLLRGVAGSGKTTLVQWLAVSTAKKSVDEHLLYLYGLVPFVLPLRTLTRSGAALPAPDGFLSAVDCPIAGMQPPGWIDRVLQAGRGLVLIDGIDEVPAGDRNDARRWLQELLSAYPGNRWLVTSRPSAVRERWLTEDDFAELDLAPMQQDNIAEFIKRWHRAAGLSDQYATELLRTVRAKQDLSKLATNPLMCGLICALHQDRRGYLPEGRKEIYDAALSMLLFRRDRERGVDKSGPIQISEAEHIQLIQKLAYWMIRNGRSEMNRTDAVELLRRVLPSMPRVFEQGTPQEVYQHLLVRSGLLREPSPESMDFIHRTFQDYLGAKAAVEDLDFDFLIANAHLDQWEDVIRMAVAHARPTERTRLLTGLVSRKDTSPQGLNRLHLLAAACLEHATELNPSVRAEVQDRAAALIPPRSADQARALVSVGAVVLDLLPGPRVLPPHPSRPESVDPPAERARKQAMLDAYQAVADEAYFTVLSATRIGTDASIDVLVQYRDHPDLRVRTELAQAWSRYDTGLYGEEVIAHLVEDDLYFTVSKLRELETLRDFGGRSRIKVSGEFTVADFVNACRREPLTHLWVEADMGRTWGWLSMFPRLQELTIETLHAHIDLSTIQLPPSLRTIRVPEGVALSGAARLPQSVDIVHERLGAV; translated from the coding sequence ATGGAACCCGCCGTGATCGGTGCTCGGCTGGCGTCGAGCATCGTGGCCCCCTTGGTCAGAAAGCTGTTCCTGTGCGAGGGCGCCGGAGCCGACCTGGTCGACGAGCCGATCCGCGTCTCCCGGCTCGTGTCCTTCCAGGGCGAGAAGCGGACGCTCAACGACAAGGACCTGCAGAAGATCGCCTACGAGCTGGTCAGGCGTGCGGCCCACTCGACGGGGCTCGAGGAACTGCTGCCGTCGTTCGAGAAGCAGGCCGTCATCCATGCCGTCGCGGATTCCCTGCGCTCCTTGGGGACGCTCGACATGGAAGACGTACAAGCCGTACGCCTGGGCCATCTCGAGCTCTCGCAGCACCTGCGGGCCCAGAACAGAACCGCCACCCTCGGCCTGTCCGGCGACGCCATCGCGCTGCACGCCCGTGTGGTGGACACCGCATGCCTGCACATCCTGCACTTCTTCACCCAGCGGTCCACCTTCGTACCGCGCACCCTGCTCCAACAGAGCCGCAACATCGAGGAGTTGAAGCGAAAGATCGACTCCCTGGTCGCCCGGGAACCGTCTCCGGCGGACGGCCCCTTCGAAGAGCGCTATGCGCGCTACATCGCGGACAAGCACGGCAAGCTGAGCATCTTCGGCCTCGACCTGTCGGGGGCGCCGGAGAACTGGCGGCTCGATGTGGCCTACCTCAGCCTGGACGTGGTCGGAGACGCGCTGAACGCGATGACCACGCTCGTCTCGGCCGATCACGTGCTCGCCGGCCGCAATCGCGTCCTCTTGAGGGGTGTTGCCGGCTCGGGCAAGACCACCCTCGTGCAGTGGCTGGCGGTCTCCACCGCGAAGAAGTCCGTCGACGAACACCTGCTGTACCTCTACGGACTTGTGCCCTTCGTGCTGCCGTTGCGCACGCTCACCCGCAGTGGCGCCGCGCTCCCCGCCCCGGACGGGTTTCTGTCCGCGGTGGACTGCCCCATCGCCGGTATGCAGCCTCCCGGCTGGATCGACAGAGTGCTGCAGGCGGGCCGTGGGCTGGTCCTGATCGACGGCATCGACGAGGTTCCGGCCGGTGACCGCAACGATGCCCGCCGGTGGCTCCAGGAACTCCTCAGCGCCTACCCGGGCAATCGGTGGCTCGTCACCTCCAGGCCGTCGGCCGTACGCGAACGCTGGTTGACGGAGGACGACTTCGCCGAGCTGGACCTCGCGCCCATGCAGCAGGACAACATCGCCGAGTTCATCAAGCGTTGGCACCGGGCGGCCGGCCTGAGCGACCAGTACGCCACGGAGCTCCTGCGGACCGTCCGGGCCAAGCAGGACCTGAGCAAACTCGCCACCAACCCGTTGATGTGCGGCCTGATCTGCGCACTGCACCAGGACCGTCGTGGCTATCTTCCGGAGGGCCGCAAGGAGATCTACGACGCGGCGCTGTCCATGCTGCTCTTCCGGCGCGACCGCGAGCGGGGCGTGGACAAGTCCGGGCCGATCCAGATCAGCGAGGCCGAGCACATCCAGCTGATCCAGAAGCTGGCCTATTGGATGATCCGCAACGGCCGTTCCGAGATGAACCGCACCGATGCCGTGGAACTCCTGCGACGCGTCCTGCCGTCGATGCCCAGGGTCTTCGAGCAGGGCACGCCTCAGGAGGTGTACCAGCATCTGCTCGTCCGCAGCGGTCTGCTCCGGGAGCCGAGTCCGGAATCCATGGACTTCATTCACCGCACCTTCCAGGACTACCTGGGGGCCAAAGCGGCGGTCGAGGACCTCGATTTCGACTTCCTCATCGCCAATGCCCATCTGGACCAGTGGGAGGACGTCATCAGAATGGCCGTCGCACACGCGCGGCCCACCGAACGGACCCGCCTGCTCACCGGCCTCGTCAGCCGCAAGGACACCTCGCCGCAGGGACTGAACCGGCTCCATCTCCTCGCCGCCGCCTGCCTGGAGCACGCAACCGAATTGAACCCCTCGGTGCGGGCCGAAGTGCAGGACAGGGCCGCCGCGCTGATCCCGCCGCGTTCGGCGGACCAGGCCCGTGCGCTGGTCTCGGTGGGGGCGGTCGTCCTCGACCTGCTGCCCGGGCCCCGCGTGCTGCCGCCCCACCCGAGCCGACCGGAGAGCGTCGACCCTCCTGCGGAGCGTGCCAGGAAGCAAGCCATGCTGGATGCCTATCAGGCCGTGGCCGACGAAGCCTATTTCACGGTGCTTTCGGCCACCCGGATCGGGACCGACGCCTCGATCGACGTGTTGGTCCAGTATCGCGACCACCCGGACCTGCGCGTGCGCACGGAACTCGCCCAGGCATGGAGCAGATACGACACCGGCCTGTACGGCGAGGAAGTGATCGCGCACTTGGTGGAGGACGACCTCTACTTCACCGTGTCGAAGCTGCGCGAGCTGGAGACGCTGCGGGACTTCGGCGGGCGCTCGCGGATCAAGGTCTCCGGCGAATTCACCGTTGCGGACTTCGTCAACGCCTGCCGCAGAGAGCCCCTCACGCACCTGTGGGTCGAGGCCGACATGGGCCGCACCTGGGGCTGGCTGAGCATGTTCCCCCGCCTGCAGGAGCTCACCATCGAGACGCTCCACGCACACATCGACCTCAGCACGATCCAGCTGCCGCCTTCCCTGCGCACCATCCGTGTGCCGGAGGGTGTCGCGCTCTCCGGTGCCGCCCGGCTGCCGCAGTCGGTGGACATCGTGCACGAACGCCTGGGCGCCGTCTGA
- a CDS encoding transcriptional regulator, with product MARTTRTTPTTGTAPTAGSTRTAQEVLDAIRTELAPSATENRLVPQLSAGTANRAALCALALEQRHIIAADQRAFAHLAQRSLAQDRTAAAAFFAALAEGETIAARHLDALAAGCGLDDTARATYEPRPGCQAYPSYVAWLALNSEPAGAVLALTANFAAWGGSCAAIATGLRTHYGFADEACAFFDFFAQPAPDLDEQGAAAVQEALDGGHLDEAAALRQGRLLQGYEALFWDTLAELA from the coding sequence ATGGCACGCACGACACGCACCACACCTACGACAGGTACGGCACCTACGGCAGGTTCGACACGTACGGCGCAGGAAGTGCTCGACGCGATCCGCACCGAACTCGCCCCGTCCGCCACGGAGAACCGGCTCGTGCCACAGCTCTCCGCAGGCACGGCGAACCGCGCCGCACTCTGTGCCCTCGCGCTGGAGCAGCGGCACATCATCGCCGCCGACCAACGCGCCTTCGCCCACCTCGCGCAACGCTCCCTCGCCCAGGACCGCACCGCGGCCGCTGCCTTCTTCGCCGCCCTCGCGGAGGGCGAGACGATCGCCGCACGCCATCTGGACGCCCTGGCCGCCGGCTGCGGTCTCGACGACACCGCCCGCGCGACCTACGAGCCGCGGCCCGGCTGCCAGGCCTACCCCTCGTACGTCGCCTGGCTCGCCCTGAACAGCGAACCGGCCGGCGCAGTGCTCGCCCTGACCGCCAACTTCGCCGCATGGGGCGGCTCTTGTGCGGCGATCGCGACGGGGCTGCGTACGCACTACGGCTTCGCCGACGAGGCCTGCGCCTTCTTCGACTTCTTCGCCCAGCCGGCCCCCGACCTCGACGAGCAGGGCGCGGCCGCCGTCCAGGAGGCCCTGGACGGCGGCCATCTCGACGAGGCCGCCGCGCTGCGCCAGGGGCGACTGCTGCAGGGCTACGAGGCGCTGTTCTGGGACACCCTCGCCGAACTCGCCTGA
- a CDS encoding subtilase-type protease inhibitor: MRRIVKTIGTAATVAGCLLAASTATAQAQTPRPTGLYAPSDLVLAVGQGDDPATATVERAVTLTCAPRAGGTHPAAEAACAELTLAEGQFDDLAAPAPHALCTKEWNPVHLTADGVWQGRRVAWTTTFANPCEMRAALTDSAALSF; this comes from the coding sequence ATGCGCCGCATAGTGAAGACCATCGGCACCGCCGCCACCGTGGCCGGCTGCCTGCTGGCCGCGAGCACCGCCACCGCCCAGGCCCAGACGCCCCGGCCCACCGGGCTCTACGCCCCGTCCGACCTGGTCCTCGCCGTCGGCCAGGGCGACGACCCCGCCACGGCCACCGTCGAGCGCGCCGTCACGTTGACCTGTGCGCCCCGCGCGGGCGGCACCCACCCCGCGGCGGAGGCGGCCTGCGCCGAACTCACGCTGGCGGAAGGGCAGTTCGACGACCTGGCCGCGCCCGCGCCGCACGCCCTGTGCACCAAGGAGTGGAACCCGGTCCACCTCACCGCCGACGGCGTGTGGCAGGGCAGACGCGTCGCCTGGACCACCACCTTCGCCAACCCCTGCGAGATGCGGGCCGCCCTGACCGACAGCGCGGCGCTCAGCTTCTGA